CTTTATTGATATCAGTTGATCAATGTCACTAGTTGCACGCTCATGAAACTGTTCAAATGATGAACACATCATGAAATTTTATGATTGATAATATTGGTTGTTGTTCAGTCCTCATGAATTGGTTTAACTCCATCTAGTCCCAATTCTTCAGAGGAGGCCCCTGGGTAACTGTTTGCCTCTGCTGCCTGTGGTTTTTCAGAGAAATCTTCATTACTTGCTCCATCTTTAGGAAAGAACTGTCCAATGcctaaaaatatatcaatacaCAGGTTGAAATAAACCTCAAGAGCACTTACACTGCATACTAGAACTATATACCGATACCTCCACTTTTGCTTCAAAAAATGCTTCAAGGGCCTATTCATTGTTGTCTGTAATGTGTTATTATTCGAATCCAACTTGCTTATCATGTTAGCCAGTACTTCTACTGAACTCCAACACATGAACTAGTAATCAGAGCACCAGATGTGTGGTGAGGAGGTCCTGACCAGTTGATGTTGCATGGAATTCCTGGCTGCAGTGTTCACTtctaaatcaaatcaaatcccTGCTAATATTATTTTCTCTATCATTTCATCCCCTATTTGTTTAAGATTGAATCTAAAACAAGAATTAACCTTACCCAAACCATAGTGAGATAGAATAGATTCTGATAGAGATGGGATAGTAACAAACAcaggatttttttaacaagggagaagacaaaataaaaatgtaagtCTTAGAGGTCAACCAAAAAGCATGGTTGGCAATTAGATAGTTCCCAGAAAATTACAAGGTTTTATTTCATAACACACAACTACCCAAGCAGTGCCATTCAAAACAAGCCAGCTTTTAGAAAGtaaattattgtcattattCCTTCTcccccaaaggaaaaaaagagagtcAGAAACTGGTATGTATCCTTGAACTCTCTCGGTTGTGGGATGTTATTATCACCTGGTAATTTACCTTTTTGCCATTTGGGGGATGGCCACCACTTGACAGGATTTCCTccgctgttcttgttcttgCCTCCTCCTGAGTTGTTTGGTGAACCAaccgatgatgatgatgaagcaCCAAACTGTTTGCGAGGAGCTTTGGCACCAACAGCTGTGTGTGCAAATTACATAATGTGCAACTGCTAGAACAGTGATCTGTTACTAAATTTTCGATAAGTTTTCATACTGATTCCTCCAAAGGCTTCAACTGAACCCTTGATCACATGGTTTGACAAATTAAATAGCAGTTGCAAAGCCAAAATAACTTCTGTGGTTGAGACAAAACGTTTTCCTAGTTAGTTAAGGCCACTTTTAATGAGTTGCTTaaagttcaaaacaaaattcaacttATAAATCTTGCGCAAAAAGCGATGAAGAGACCCGAAAATCAGCATAGCATAAAATTGATTGTTGTATGGTACAACAACTCTCACCTCTAGTGAAAGAATATCAATACCAGGGTCTCATTATGTCGTAAACTTCTTATCATAATTAGCACTccgaaaaacaaaattaaagaatgcaTCTACAAGATATATAGTGCTACCACCGTTCATCTATGGGATTTTaaccaaagaagaaagaaattattcaAGCACGAACAGCCGAGTGAAAGCCACTACACCTTTTTGGTACATTTAGACAGGGCGAAGGTATTTAATCTTGTTGTTTAAATCCCATGATTTCTTCATCAAAACCGAACATAGGGTAGTTATACACAGAATATTCTCCCAATGTACATACCAAGCTTCACTGAGTTAAATGTACACGTGAGCGAAGTACCATAACGATTCAGATCAGTGAAACTTGAAAGCAATAGTCCAATAATCGATATTTTTAACATTAGCTTATATGACTCCTCTGAGGCGATCTTCTGTTTGTGACCAGATTTACCGGAATATCGGATCAAAAACAAGCCAGTGTTGTATCAATGAAATGAACACTATCAACCCCTCTTTCTCGATAACGAACTGCTGTTTTTGAAGCTAAAATTACAATAACCGGCGTGTAATCAATCCACTTACCTTTCCTTCCTGCACTGTCTGCTTTCGTTCGTACCATTTTGCAAAGCTGCTAGTAAACCTAACGCGTGGAAATGGTGAACTCCGACGTCGAAATATCAACTTCGAATATGCGCGCCTTTTTATCTCACTTCACGTCGCATCAGGTCGAGGCCAACTTTTTCTGCAAAGGTTACTACCCTACGGCACTTGGTATCATCATGAATAGTCTGAATTGtccattttcaaaattcaagcGAATCCTAAAACA
This region of Pocillopora verrucosa isolate sample1 chromosome 3, ASM3666991v2, whole genome shotgun sequence genomic DNA includes:
- the LOC131776098 gene encoding PCNA-associated factor; protein product: MVRTKADSAGRKAVGAKAPRKQFGASSSSSVGSPNNSGGGKNKNSGGNPVKWWPSPKWQKGIGQFFPKDGASNEDFSEKPQAAEANSYPGASSEELGLDGVKPIHED